A genomic region of Candidatus Lokiarchaeota archaeon contains the following coding sequences:
- a CDS encoding MarR family transcriptional regulator: MALTNSTLLVLGQLLKKGPMPPKEISEKAGVAPRTVSNALRELMDKELCGKMPNLQDMRSPLYYANKDRIRERYGKPDVWLSQLTSRLKGM, from the coding sequence ATGGCGTTGACGAATAGCACGTTACTGGTGCTCGGGCAACTGCTGAAAAAGGGTCCAATGCCCCCCAAGGAAATTTCAGAGAAAGCTGGTGTTGCCCCTCGTACTGTTTCAAATGCCCTCCGCGAGCTAATGGATAAAGAGCTATGTGGTAAGATGCCCAACTTGCAAGATATGCGAAGCCCACTGTATTACGCCAACAAAGACAGAATCAGAGAAAGGTATGGTAAGCCTGATGTTTGGTTATCCCAGTTGACATCTAGGCTCAAGGGTATGTAA
- a CDS encoding carotenoid biosynthesis protein, whose protein sequence is MPLSCEMESSTLKSGFRVYGENRRRNNLMSIRNGIVMTACMVFLGAATTHILYRSHGLAVGIQIMATLAIAITGEHYVSGQGYYQYTPTNGIFIGRVPVWIPFMWLVIIQSAYLIASSFGMSGMTGALSAGIIGMLCDMIFIEPVLCRMGGLWEWKSVPNGYFSFVPATLNRLIAPFGNYFVWFLFPFLMGSLLEASHLIAF, encoded by the coding sequence ATGCCATTAAGCTGCGAAATGGAATCGAGCACGCTAAAGAGCGGTTTTCGGGTTTACGGAGAAAATCGGAGGAGGAATAACCTGATGTCGATTCGAAACGGAATCGTGATGACTGCCTGTATGGTGTTTCTTGGTGCGGCAACAACCCATATCCTCTACCGGTCACACGGGCTTGCTGTCGGCATACAGATAATGGCAACCTTAGCTATTGCCATTACAGGAGAACACTACGTATCTGGTCAAGGATACTATCAGTATACTCCCACCAACGGCATTTTCATAGGGCGGGTACCAGTATGGATTCCCTTCATGTGGCTAGTGATTATCCAATCAGCTTACCTCATCGCCTCATCATTTGGCATGTCAGGGATGACAGGCGCATTGTCTGCTGGCATTATTGGAATGCTTTGTGATATGATCTTCATTGAACCAGTGTTATGTAGAATGGGTGGATTGTGGGAATGGAAATCTGTTCCAAACGGTTACTTCAGCTTCGTTCCTGCTACACTAAACCGCTTGATTGCACCGTTCGGGAACTACTTCGTTTGGTTTCTGTTCCCGTTTCTGATGGGAAGCCTTCTTGAAGCAAGTCATCTCATAGCTTTCTGA
- a CDS encoding RNA--NAD 2'-phosphotransferase, producing MTYLLRHHPEAEDLEIDRDGGWVSVDALLEVLNISLEELEEIVRRDDKGRFSFQRDSHNRIRANYGHSIEVNLGLEEIEPPDLLYHGTAKRKLSQILESGIKKMNRRYVHLSKDVVSAKKVGQRHGEPAIVVIEAEKMYEDGKKFFLSGDETYLTEYVHPQYFKQIEK from the coding sequence ATGACCTACCTTCTGCGTCATCATCCCGAAGCAGAGGATCTTGAAATAGATAGGGACGGGGGATGGGTCTCAGTTGATGCTCTTTTGGAGGTTCTCAATATCTCGCTTGAGGAACTTGAGGAAATTGTCAGACGAGATGACAAGGGCCGATTTTCATTTCAAAGGGATTCCCATAATCGAATCCGAGCCAACTACGGGCATAGCATAGAAGTGAACTTGGGTTTGGAAGAAATTGAGCCTCCTGATTTGCTCTATCATGGAACCGCAAAGAGAAAATTGAGTCAAATTCTTGAATCCGGTATCAAGAAAATGAACCGGCGATATGTTCATCTGTCAAAAGATGTTGTATCAGCCAAGAAGGTAGGACAAAGACATGGGGAGCCAGCAATTGTCGTTATTGAAGCAGAGAAAATGTATGAAGACGGGAAGAAATTCTTCCTTTCGGGTGATGAAACCTATCTGACGGAATATGTGCACCCACAATATTTCAAACAGATAGAGAAGTGA